A stretch of DNA from Maridesulfovibrio sp.:
GGGGATTCTGACTCTGGGCAAGGTTATGGGGTCCGGGCTTTCCCTCGGGCACAGCTATTTCGTTACCCAGACACAGAGCTACGGACCTGAGGCTCGCGGCGGTGCCAGCCGGTCCGACCTCGTGGTCAGTTCCAGCGTAATAAGCTACCCCAAAGCCGAGTCACTCGATCTGCTCATTGCGTTGAGTCAGGAAGCGTGCAACATGTATTACCGCAACCTGAAGCCGGGCGGACTGCTGATGATCGAGACCGATCTTGTCAAACAGCCGCCGGTCAACCAGTATATCGGGTTGCCCTTTACCCATCTGGCCAAGGAAAAAATCGGACTGGTACAGGCCATGAACACAATTGTGCTCGGTGCCGCTACCTATCTGCTCCCCTTTGCCCAGCAAAGGGTAATGCGTAAGAATCTGGAAGAAATCCTCCCGGCCAAGATCAGGGAAATCAACGTCAAGGCGTTCAATCTCGGATTCCGCGAAGCAAAGAAAAGCTTCGGCGATCCCGATGAACTCTGGCGTTCCAATGCCATTATCGCTACGGATGAAGATGAGGATTACGATTCCATTTAGCCCGTATAGTTAGTGATTAGTAGGACCGCCGGTAGACAAAAAAGTAAAGACCGCAATATGTTGCATATTGCGGTCTTGTTTATTCAGTCACGTATCCGGGGATCAACCGGCACATGTTTTCAGGAACATTTTGTGACGTTCGGCGTAGGGTGGATACTTGAAGAAGGCCGATCCGGAGACGAGGACGTCTGCGCCTGCTTCGACCAGTTCGCGGCAGTTTTCCATGGTCACTCCGCCGTCAAGCTGGATGAGGGTGTCGGCTCCCATGCCGTCTATCATTTCCCGCAGGTCGCGGACCTTCTGGGTGCAGAAGGGGATGTACTTCTGACCGCCGAATCCGGGGTTCACGGACATGATCAGGACCATGTAGAGTTGCGGGACGAGGTATTTGATGGATTCAAGGGGCGTTGCCGGGTTGAGCGCGACAGCCGGCTTGATTCCTTTTTCGGCGATTGCGGCCACGGCTCTTTCCAGATGCACGGTGGATTCCGCGTGGATGCAGAGCAGGTCTGCCCCGGCATCGGCGAATTCATCTATGTAGCGCTCCGGCTGTTCGATCATCAGGTGACAGTCGAAGAACAGGCCGCACTCCTTGCGCATGGATTTGATTACCGGAGGACCGAAGGTGATGTTGGGAACGAACCTGCCGTCCATGACATCAAGGTGTGCCCATTTGAGTCCAGCTTCTTCCAGTGCCTTGAGTTCGTTGGCAAGTCTGCTGAAGTCGCAGGAGAGCAGGGACGGGGATATTATTACTTCACGTTCAGACATTATTCATCCTCCTTTTCGCCGGACATATCGAAATCGACTTTGATCTTGAACAGCTTGCTGGCAGGAAGGTAGAGAATGCGGACTCCGGTTTTCTCGGTGATTTCTGCAAGTGTCGCCGTTACGGTTTCCTTGTCCGGCCCGATGAAGGTGAACCAGATATTGAATTCGTTTTCGCGCAGATAGTTGTGGGTAACTCCGTGATGGCTGTTAACTTCGGCAACGAATTCATCCATCTTGTCTTCTGGAACGCTGGCTGCACAAAGGGTGGAATGCCAGCCCAGTTCACGGGAGCCGAAGTTGGCACCGATGCGGCGGATGACACCCTGTTCGCGCAGGGTGTTGACCCTTGCAAGGGCTTCATCTCCGGATATGCCCACCTGCTGTCCTATTTCATCATAGGGCCGGGAAACTATGGGGAAGCCGGACTGGATTATGCCCAGAATGTCTTTGTCTACTGCATCCATCTACTTATCCTTCTTTCCTTTTTTCTTCGGCTCGTAGGAACACAGAGGTTCGGGACCGAGGTAGCTGCCTTCCATGGTGGCGGCACGGGCGCGGCAGCCTCCGCAAACCTTTTCGTATTCGCAGTGGCCGCATTTTCCGTCATAGGTTTCGGGATTGCGCAGGTTGAGGAACTGAGGGGATTTGGCCCATATTTCCGGGAACGGGATTTCGCGGACGTTCCCGCAGTCCAGTTCCAGATAGCCGCAGGGCTGCACCTGTCCGCGATGGGAGATGAAGCAGAAGCCTACTCCTCCAAGGCATCCGCGGCTTACTGCGTCGAGCCCGAAGTTTTCGAAGTTGACCGGTATTCCCTCTTCCTTGGCGCGCTGGCGCAGGATGCGGTGATAGTGCGGGGCGCAGGTGGCCTTGAGTTGCATGTCGGTGGTCTTCTGAAAATCGTAGAACCAGTTGAGCACTTCTTCATATTCATCGGCAGAAATGATTTCCGCGCCGAGTTCGGCCGCGCGCCCGGTGGGAACCAGCAGGAAGATGTGCCAGGCCGACGCGCCCAGATCCTTGGCCAGGTGAAAGATGTCCTTGAACATATGCAGGTTGTTGCGGGTCACCGTGGTGTTGATCTGGAATTCAATGCCGGCATCCTTGAGGTATTGAATACCCTGCATGGCTTTATCGAAAGCGCCTTTTTCCCCACGGAATTCATCGTGGTATTTCGCTTCGGCGGCATCAATGGAAATGGAGCAGCGTTCGATGCCTACTTCCTTGAGCTGTACCGAGTTTTCGGCAGTAAGCAGGGTCCCGTTGGGGGCCATTACGCAGCGCAGTCCTTTTCCCTTGGCGTATTCCACCAGTTCGAAAACATCGTGGCGCAGCAGAGGCTCACCGCCGGTGAAGATGATGATGGGATTACCGGTTTCGGGAAAGGTGTCGATGAGCGCCTTGGCTTCGGCTGTGGAAAGCTCTCCGGAATACGGTTCCGGGTGTGCCTCGGCACGGCAGTGCTTGCAGGCGAGGTTACAGGAACGGGTTATTTCCCAGGCTATGAGGCGCAGGGGGGGGGAGCCATCGGCGTTTTTGCCGGGCAGGGGATTTACTCCGGGATGTCCACCCGGATGTCCACCGGGGTGCCCCTGTTTTCCGGGATGTCCGCCCGGATGTCCGCCGGGATGTCCGCCGGGATGTCCGCCCGGATGTGTCATTTTTTTATCGCTCATTATCGGTTACCCATGCGTTTGAGTACGTCTTCAGTGAAATAGGTCAGGATTATGTCCGCTCCGGCGCGTTTGATGCCGATAAGGGATTCCATGACCACTGCTTCTTCGTCAATCCAGCCGTTCAGGGCTGCGGCCTTGATCAGGGAATATTCTCCGCTGACCTGATAAGCGGCAACCGGAACGTCGAAGTTGTCCCGGACCTGACGGATGATGTCCTGATAAGGACCGGCAGGTTTCACGATAAGGATGTCCGCTCCTTCCATCACGTCGGCAGCAGCTTCTCTCAGTCCTTCGCGCCCGTTGGCCGGGTCCATCTGATACGTCTTGCGGTCTCCGAACTGCGGTGCGCTTTCAGCTGCATCGCGGAACGGTCCGTAGTAGGCGGAAGCGTATTTGACGGCGTAGGACATCAGCGGGAGGTCTTCGTAGCCGTTATTGTCAAGGGCATCGCGAATGGCGGCAACACGTCCGTCCATCATGTCGGAAGGTGCAACCATGTCCGCCCCGGCCTTCGCATGGGAAAGAGCTGTCTGGGCCAGCAGTTCCAGGGTCGGGTCATTGAGGACTATGCCGTCCTTGATGAGTCCGCAGTGACCGTGCGAGGTGTATTCGCACAGGCATACATCGGTACA
This window harbors:
- a CDS encoding 2-oxoacid:acceptor oxidoreductase family protein, which codes for MADMPLNRFEIRLSGLGGQGILTLGKVMGSGLSLGHSYFVTQTQSYGPEARGGASRSDLVVSSSVISYPKAESLDLLIALSQEACNMYYRNLKPGGLLMIETDLVKQPPVNQYIGLPFTHLAKEKIGLVQAMNTIVLGAATYLLPFAQQRVMRKNLEEILPAKIREINVKAFNLGFREAKKSFGDPDELWRSNAIIATDEDEDYDSI
- the rpe gene encoding ribulose-phosphate 3-epimerase, yielding MSEREVIISPSLLSCDFSRLANELKALEEAGLKWAHLDVMDGRFVPNITFGPPVIKSMRKECGLFFDCHLMIEQPERYIDEFADAGADLLCIHAESTVHLERAVAAIAEKGIKPAVALNPATPLESIKYLVPQLYMVLIMSVNPGFGGQKYIPFCTQKVRDLREMIDGMGADTLIQLDGGVTMENCRELVEAGADVLVSGSAFFKYPPYAERHKMFLKTCAG
- a CDS encoding AsnC family transcriptional regulator codes for the protein MDAVDKDILGIIQSGFPIVSRPYDEIGQQVGISGDEALARVNTLREQGVIRRIGANFGSRELGWHSTLCAASVPEDKMDEFVAEVNSHHGVTHNYLRENEFNIWFTFIGPDKETVTATLAEITEKTGVRILYLPASKLFKIKVDFDMSGEKEDE
- the ahbD gene encoding heme b synthase, producing the protein MSDKKMTHPGGHPGGHPGGHPGGHPGKQGHPGGHPGGHPGVNPLPGKNADGSPPLRLIAWEITRSCNLACKHCRAEAHPEPYSGELSTAEAKALIDTFPETGNPIIIFTGGEPLLRHDVFELVEYAKGKGLRCVMAPNGTLLTAENSVQLKEVGIERCSISIDAAEAKYHDEFRGEKGAFDKAMQGIQYLKDAGIEFQINTTVTRNNLHMFKDIFHLAKDLGASAWHIFLLVPTGRAAELGAEIISADEYEEVLNWFYDFQKTTDMQLKATCAPHYHRILRQRAKEEGIPVNFENFGLDAVSRGCLGGVGFCFISHRGQVQPCGYLELDCGNVREIPFPEIWAKSPQFLNLRNPETYDGKCGHCEYEKVCGGCRARAATMEGSYLGPEPLCSYEPKKKGKKDK
- the hemB gene encoding porphobilinogen synthase; translated protein: MIFDFHRGRRLRRTPVIRDMVRETSLSPADLMMPYFVVETDDQDFKSPISSMPGQFQLSLKQLEKTVGEAVANGLKSLILFGIPAEKDPVGTQAYAETGIVQQAISMIKDRWPDLLVCTDVCLCEYTSHGHCGLIKDGIVLNDPTLELLAQTALSHAKAGADMVAPSDMMDGRVAAIRDALDNNGYEDLPLMSYAVKYASAYYGPFRDAAESAPQFGDRKTYQMDPANGREGLREAAADVMEGADILIVKPAGPYQDIIRQVRDNFDVPVAAYQVSGEYSLIKAAALNGWIDEEAVVMESLIGIKRAGADIILTYFTEDVLKRMGNR